In the Acidovorax sp. A79 genome, one interval contains:
- a CDS encoding ABC transporter ATP-binding protein, with product MSIDFPVFTTRSRGLLNTVLGFPQRDKARVESSGLGRVSVHALRDVNLALRTGDRVGLIGSNGAGKTTLLRVLSGVYEPMQGDLSFRGRVAALTDIMLGMDVDATGYDNIIMRGIVMGLTRRQAMELVPSVEAFTQLGEHLQLPVRTYSQGMLLRLAFAVSTSVVPDILLMDEMIGAGDAKFFSQAKERINGLIEQVSILVLASHNEVILRSFCNRALVLSEGRVVMDGSVDDALAFHNLQQGVLR from the coding sequence GTGTCGATAGATTTTCCCGTCTTCACGACGCGTTCCCGTGGCCTGCTCAATACCGTGCTGGGGTTTCCCCAGCGCGACAAGGCCCGTGTCGAATCCAGCGGATTGGGCCGGGTCAGCGTGCATGCGTTGCGCGACGTGAACCTGGCGTTGCGCACGGGGGACCGCGTCGGCTTGATCGGCTCCAACGGCGCCGGCAAGACCACGCTGCTGCGCGTGCTGTCCGGCGTGTATGAGCCCATGCAGGGCGATCTGTCTTTCCGCGGCCGGGTGGCCGCCCTCACGGACATCATGCTCGGCATGGACGTGGATGCCACGGGCTACGACAACATCATCATGCGCGGCATCGTGATGGGCCTCACGCGCAGGCAGGCGATGGAACTTGTCCCTTCGGTGGAGGCGTTCACCCAGCTCGGTGAGCACCTGCAGCTGCCGGTAAGGACCTATTCCCAGGGCATGCTGCTGCGCCTGGCATTCGCGGTGTCCACGAGTGTGGTGCCCGATATCCTGTTGATGGACGAGATGATTGGCGCCGGCGACGCCAAGTTCTTCAGCCAGGCCAAGGAGCGCATCAACGGGCTGATCGAGCAGGTCTCCATCCTGGTGCTGGCATCCCACAACGAGGTCATCCTGCGGAGCTTCTGCAACCGCGCACTCGTACTCAGCGAGGGGCGCGTGGTGATGGATGGCAGCGTCGATGACGCCCTGGCTTTCCACAACCTGCAGCAAGGGGTGCTCCGGTGA
- a CDS encoding ABC transporter permease produces the protein MTTATHSPSVSARQRQVQLLWRDIRGAMLAWRFWCFMGWNDVAKQYRRTFLGPVWIALHTALFIIAFGLIGAQLFKYPPDWYLPYFCAGHVLFGYFSALINEGCLTYIGADAFLKQTPYPKMAFVFRTVFRCSLLMLHSAVIVLAVLLWSGRLGDVQWWALLGAAALTLAAACFVVAILGGLATRFRDVTVATGSLMQVSFFVTPVLWVPDQLTERAQWVVHLNPLALFLDLVRSPLMGTVPSMRTWGAAGGMVVLLALVFFWQYVVIRRRIVYWL, from the coding sequence ATGACCACAGCGACCCACAGCCCCTCCGTCTCGGCGCGACAGCGCCAGGTCCAGCTGCTGTGGCGCGATATCCGGGGCGCCATGCTCGCATGGAGGTTCTGGTGCTTCATGGGATGGAACGATGTCGCCAAGCAGTACCGGCGCACCTTCCTGGGCCCCGTGTGGATTGCGTTGCACACGGCCTTGTTCATCATCGCTTTCGGCCTGATCGGTGCGCAGCTGTTCAAGTACCCGCCGGACTGGTACTTGCCTTATTTTTGCGCGGGGCATGTGCTGTTCGGGTATTTCAGCGCCTTGATCAATGAGGGCTGCCTGACCTACATCGGCGCGGACGCCTTCTTGAAGCAGACGCCCTATCCCAAGATGGCGTTTGTTTTTCGCACCGTGTTCCGGTGCTCCCTTCTGATGTTGCACAGCGCGGTCATCGTGCTGGCGGTGCTGCTCTGGTCGGGGCGGCTGGGGGACGTGCAGTGGTGGGCCTTGCTCGGCGCGGCTGCCTTGACGCTGGCCGCCGCCTGCTTCGTGGTCGCCATACTGGGGGGCCTGGCCACCCGTTTCCGTGATGTCACGGTGGCCACGGGCAGCCTCATGCAGGTCAGTTTCTTTGTGACGCCCGTGCTGTGGGTGCCGGACCAGTTGACCGAACGGGCCCAGTGGGTGGTGCACCTGAATCCCCTGGCCCTGTTCCTGGACCTGGTACGCAGTCCCTTGATGGGGACCGTGCCCAGCATGCGTACCTGGGGGGCGGCCGGCGGCATGGTCGTGCTGCTGGCACTGGTTTTTTTCTGGCAGTACGTGGTGATCCGGCGCCGGATCGTGTACTGGCTGTGA
- a CDS encoding LysR family transcriptional regulator — MKEAFIDVRAWRQFVAVAEELHFGRAALRLHMTQPPLTQAIAQMERSLGVVLFDRTRRRVALTPAGEALLPDVRDFLERAQALPARARAAAAGEVGRVRLGFVSTIGFERLPEWVRDFRVLCPQVALELVEATGDVQRELFARGELDAGLMLHSPGFAPPGLARLVVAQEPLVLALPERHALAGAPRLDLARVLAEPLVIFPRRIVPSLHDAIFALYHAAGRVPVVAQEAIQMQTIVNLVWGGLGVAWVPESVTQFRREGVVYRAADAFGAAPARAPARAAKAAAAPPLPVCETSLVWPAELNNPALARFTDFVRERSAAG; from the coding sequence ATGAAAGAAGCATTCATCGACGTGCGCGCCTGGCGCCAGTTCGTGGCCGTGGCCGAGGAGCTGCACTTCGGCCGCGCCGCGCTGCGCCTGCACATGACGCAGCCACCCCTGACCCAGGCGATCGCGCAGATGGAGCGCTCGCTGGGCGTGGTGCTGTTCGACCGCACGCGCCGGCGCGTGGCGCTGACCCCGGCGGGCGAGGCGCTGCTGCCCGACGTGCGCGACTTTCTGGAGCGTGCGCAGGCCTTGCCGGCCCGCGCCCGCGCGGCGGCGGCCGGTGAGGTGGGGCGCGTGCGCCTGGGATTCGTCTCCACCATCGGGTTCGAGCGCCTGCCTGAATGGGTGCGGGACTTTCGCGTGTTGTGCCCCCAGGTGGCGCTGGAGCTGGTGGAGGCCACGGGCGATGTGCAGCGCGAACTGTTTGCGCGCGGTGAACTGGACGCCGGGCTCATGCTGCATTCGCCGGGCTTCGCGCCGCCCGGGCTGGCGCGGCTGGTGGTGGCGCAGGAGCCGCTGGTGCTCGCCTTGCCCGAGCGCCACGCGCTGGCCGGTGCGCCGCGCCTGGACCTGGCGCGGGTGCTGGCCGAACCTTTGGTGATCTTTCCGCGCCGCATCGTGCCTTCGCTGCACGACGCGATCTTTGCGCTGTACCACGCAGCGGGCCGCGTGCCCGTGGTGGCGCAGGAGGCCATCCAGATGCAGACCATCGTCAACCTGGTATGGGGCGGCCTGGGCGTGGCGTGGGTGCCCGAGAGCGTGACCCAGTTCCGCCGCGAGGGCGTGGTCTACCGCGCGGCGGATGCGTTCGGGGCCGCGCCGGCCAGGGCCCCGGCCAGGGCCGCCAAGGCGGCCGCCGCGCCGCCGCTGCCCGTGTGCGAAACCAGCCTGGTCTGGCCCGCCGAGCTCAACAACCCCGCGCTGGCGCGCTTCACTGATTTTGTGCGCGAGCGCTCGGCGGCGGGCTGA
- the ilvD gene encoding dihydroxy-acid dehydratase, whose translation MADSKTIPIQPINRRSANITQGKSRAPNRSMYYAMGYEEGDFVKPMVGVANGHSTITPCNSGLQKLADAAIAGIEEAGGNAQVFGTPTISDGMAMGTEGMKYSLVSREVISDCIETCVGGQWMDGVLVVGGCDKNMPGGLMGMLRANVPAIYVYGGTILPGHYQGKDLNIVSVFEAVGENAAGKMSDFDLKEIEKRAIPGTGSCGGMYTANTMSSAFEALGISLPYSSTMANPHDEKMNSAKESAKVLIEAIKMDLKPRDIVTKKAIENAVAVIMATGGSTNAVLHFLAIAHAAGVEWTIDDFERVRQKTPVLCDLKPSGKYLAVDLHRAGGIPQVMKVLLNAGLLHGDCITISGKTIAEVLQDVPDVPRADQDVIRGIDNPMYAQGHLAILKGNLSPEGAVAKITGLKNPVITGPARVFDDEQSALEAILAGKIKAGDVMVLRYLGPKGGPGMPEMLAPTGALIGAGLGESVGLITDGRFSGGTWGMVVGHVAPEAAAGGTIAFVNEGDSITIDARQLLLELNVPEEEIVKRRAAWTAPAPRYTRGVQAKFAFNASSASKGAVLDAY comes from the coding sequence ATGGCAGACAGCAAGACCATCCCGATCCAGCCCATCAACCGCCGCAGCGCCAACATCACGCAAGGCAAGTCGCGCGCGCCCAACCGCTCCATGTACTACGCCATGGGCTACGAGGAAGGCGACTTCGTCAAGCCCATGGTCGGCGTGGCCAACGGCCACAGCACCATCACGCCCTGCAACAGCGGCCTGCAGAAGCTGGCCGACGCGGCCATCGCCGGCATCGAGGAAGCGGGCGGCAACGCCCAGGTGTTCGGCACGCCCACCATCAGCGACGGCATGGCGATGGGCACCGAAGGCATGAAGTACAGCCTGGTGAGCCGCGAGGTCATCAGCGACTGCATCGAGACCTGCGTGGGCGGCCAGTGGATGGACGGCGTGCTGGTGGTGGGCGGCTGCGACAAGAACATGCCCGGCGGCCTGATGGGCATGCTGCGCGCCAACGTGCCCGCCATCTACGTCTACGGCGGCACCATCCTGCCCGGCCACTACCAGGGCAAGGACCTGAACATCGTGAGCGTGTTCGAGGCCGTGGGCGAGAACGCCGCGGGCAAGATGAGCGACTTCGACCTGAAGGAAATCGAGAAGCGCGCCATCCCCGGCACCGGCTCGTGCGGCGGCATGTACACCGCCAACACCATGTCCAGCGCCTTCGAGGCCCTGGGCATCAGCCTGCCGTACTCGTCCACCATGGCCAACCCGCACGACGAGAAGATGAATTCGGCCAAGGAATCGGCCAAGGTGCTGATCGAGGCCATCAAGATGGACCTGAAGCCCCGCGACATCGTGACCAAGAAGGCCATCGAGAACGCCGTGGCCGTGATCATGGCCACCGGCGGCTCCACCAACGCGGTGCTGCACTTCCTGGCCATCGCACACGCCGCCGGCGTGGAATGGACCATCGACGACTTCGAGCGCGTGCGCCAGAAGACCCCCGTGCTGTGCGACCTCAAGCCCAGCGGCAAGTACCTGGCCGTGGACCTGCACCGCGCGGGCGGCATCCCGCAAGTGATGAAGGTGCTGCTCAACGCCGGCCTGCTGCATGGCGACTGCATCACCATCAGCGGCAAGACGATTGCCGAAGTGCTCCAGGACGTGCCCGATGTGCCCCGCGCCGACCAGGACGTGATCCGTGGCATCGACAACCCGATGTACGCGCAGGGCCACCTGGCCATCCTCAAGGGCAACCTGAGCCCCGAGGGTGCCGTGGCCAAGATCACGGGCCTGAAGAACCCCGTCATCACCGGCCCCGCCCGCGTGTTCGACGACGAACAATCGGCCCTGGAGGCCATCCTGGCCGGCAAGATCAAGGCCGGCGACGTGATGGTGCTGCGCTACCTGGGCCCCAAGGGCGGCCCCGGCATGCCCGAGATGCTGGCCCCCACCGGTGCGCTCATCGGCGCCGGCCTGGGCGAAAGCGTGGGACTGATCACCGACGGCCGCTTCTCCGGCGGCACCTGGGGCATGGTGGTGGGCCACGTGGCGCCCGAGGCGGCGGCCGGCGGCACCATCGCCTTCGTCAACGAAGGCGACAGCATCACCATCGACGCGCGCCAGCTGCTGCTGGAGCTGAACGTGCCCGAGGAAGAAATCGTCAAGCGCCGCGCCGCCTGGACGGCCCCTGCCCCCCGCTACACCCGCGGCGTGCAGGCCAAGTTCGCCTTCAATGCATCGAGCGCGAGCAAGGGTGCGGTGCTGGACGCCTATTGA
- a CDS encoding glycosyltransferase family 4 protein — MNVAFGVSVLARSVQQGGVDGIGTYTRELMAAMPRAARLQPYVFDAPASVWQGPTPAMSLGPFARQALAATLPGMDFGGARRALGAGTDLVHATDHLVPRLRGIPVVATIFDAIPLSNPEWVRYRFKSLKNELWRRTAFWAQHVITISEYSRQEIAIHFRLPEERITAIPLGVGAQWFVPLDAALHEAVRSRHALPDHYFVSVGTLQPRKNIDRLLSAHASLPEHLQREYPLLIVGKPGWGCDDVVARFTGGALKHVRWLRHLPDAELQVVIKRATALVFPSLHEGFGLPVLEAFAAGVPVVASNTTSIPEVAGDAALLIDPLRTDEIADAMRRIAQQPELAARLVARGRDRVQAFSWQACAEKTLRVYESMA, encoded by the coding sequence ATGAACGTGGCCTTTGGCGTCAGCGTGCTGGCGCGTTCTGTGCAACAGGGCGGTGTGGATGGCATTGGCACCTACACGCGGGAGTTGATGGCGGCCATGCCGCGGGCGGCGCGGCTGCAGCCCTATGTATTCGATGCTCCGGCCAGTGTGTGGCAGGGCCCGACACCCGCGATGTCGTTGGGACCCTTTGCGCGGCAGGCATTGGCCGCGACGCTGCCGGGCATGGACTTTGGCGGCGCGCGCCGCGCGCTGGGGGCGGGGACCGATCTGGTGCATGCCACCGACCACCTGGTGCCGCGCCTGCGCGGAATCCCGGTGGTGGCGACGATCTTCGATGCCATACCGCTGTCGAACCCGGAGTGGGTCAGATACCGTTTCAAGAGCCTGAAAAATGAGTTGTGGCGGCGCACGGCCTTCTGGGCGCAGCATGTCATCACGATTTCGGAGTATTCCCGCCAGGAGATCGCCATCCATTTCCGCCTGCCCGAGGAGCGGATCACCGCGATTCCGCTAGGAGTCGGGGCCCAGTGGTTCGTACCTCTGGACGCGGCCCTGCATGAGGCCGTGCGATCGCGGCATGCGCTGCCCGACCACTATTTCGTGAGCGTGGGCACCCTGCAGCCGCGCAAGAATATCGACCGCCTGCTGTCGGCGCACGCGAGCCTTCCAGAGCATCTTCAGCGCGAGTACCCCTTGCTCATCGTCGGCAAGCCGGGCTGGGGGTGCGATGACGTCGTTGCACGCTTCACGGGGGGTGCATTGAAGCATGTGCGGTGGCTTCGGCATCTGCCGGATGCGGAGCTTCAGGTCGTGATCAAGCGGGCCACCGCCCTGGTGTTTCCGTCGCTGCACGAAGGTTTCGGCTTGCCGGTGCTGGAGGCATTCGCTGCCGGCGTGCCGGTGGTGGCGTCCAACACGACATCGATCCCCGAGGTCGCGGGTGACGCGGCCTTGCTGATCGACCCTCTTCGCACCGATGAGATCGCGGATGCGATGCGCCGCATCGCGCAGCAGCCTGAGCTTGCGGCCCGGCTGGTGGCACGGGGGCGTGACCGGGTGCAGGCGTTCAGCTGGCAGGCGTGCGCCGAAAAAACCTTGCGTGTCTACGAGTCGATGGCTTGA
- a CDS encoding YncE family protein, producing the protein MRLKCTGPAEVLETIAALGRTEDVSWSPNGRRIALAGIAVDKLLILGVDCRIEDGHKCVHVSDAMQVASASLKRPHGVCWVSDGTVAVASREGNVSFFDIPAAQRPVSACRLQPLATVGKGDTELLKSPGSLCARPLGSGLLELWVCNGFAHYVTHHLLDARSGLTHVDAQVLMREGLEVPDGVALDPAGDWVAISNHDRHVVALYRNDARLEAAARPSAELHGLSYPHGVCFAAGGSVLLVADAGTPHIALFRRAPQGWPDGASEPHALVRVLDDATFRKGQHNPREGGPKGVDVHEPWGLLVTTCAEQPLAFFDLEAILPSDLRQQDTLAPAQAAGEGLRTAMLRLARGVSAREALLMGAVRNEAALMRASWSWRVTAPLRSLAGGWLRWISRFRKH; encoded by the coding sequence GTGAGACTGAAATGCACGGGCCCGGCCGAGGTGCTGGAAACCATCGCGGCGCTGGGGCGTACCGAGGACGTGAGCTGGTCGCCCAATGGGCGCCGCATCGCGTTGGCCGGCATCGCGGTGGACAAGCTGCTGATTCTCGGCGTGGACTGCCGCATCGAGGATGGGCATAAATGCGTTCATGTTTCCGATGCCATGCAGGTGGCTTCCGCCAGCCTGAAGCGCCCGCACGGGGTGTGCTGGGTCAGCGACGGGACCGTGGCGGTTGCCAGCCGCGAGGGCAACGTGTCGTTCTTTGATATTCCCGCGGCGCAGCGGCCCGTGTCCGCCTGCAGGCTGCAGCCGCTGGCGACGGTTGGCAAGGGCGATACCGAACTGCTGAAGTCGCCCGGCAGCCTGTGCGCCCGGCCTCTGGGCTCCGGCCTGCTTGAACTCTGGGTGTGCAATGGCTTCGCGCACTACGTGACCCACCACCTGCTGGATGCCCGTTCCGGCTTGACCCATGTGGACGCCCAGGTCCTGATGCGCGAAGGCCTGGAAGTGCCCGATGGCGTGGCACTGGATCCTGCGGGCGATTGGGTCGCCATCAGCAACCATGACCGGCATGTAGTGGCCCTGTATCGCAACGATGCGCGGCTGGAGGCCGCCGCCAGGCCATCGGCCGAACTGCACGGGCTCAGCTATCCCCATGGCGTGTGCTTCGCGGCGGGGGGCAGCGTTTTGCTGGTCGCGGATGCGGGGACTCCGCACATCGCGTTGTTCCGCCGAGCGCCGCAGGGCTGGCCGGATGGTGCGTCCGAGCCCCATGCGCTGGTGCGGGTGCTCGACGATGCCACCTTCCGCAAGGGGCAGCACAACCCCAGGGAGGGCGGGCCCAAGGGGGTGGACGTGCATGAGCCGTGGGGTTTGCTGGTCACCACCTGTGCGGAACAGCCCCTGGCCTTTTTTGATCTTGAGGCCATCTTGCCGTCTGACCTGCGCCAGCAGGACACGCTGGCGCCCGCACAGGCCGCGGGCGAGGGGCTGCGGACCGCGATGCTTCGATTGGCGCGCGGTGTCTCCGCGCGAGAGGCGTTGCTGATGGGCGCGGTGCGCAATGAAGCGGCCCTCATGCGCGCCAGCTGGTCGTGGCGTGTGACGGCCCCGCTCAGAAGCCTGGCGGGAGGATGGCTTCGCTGGATCTCCCGGTTTCGCAAGCACTGA